From a single Pseudomonas sp. A34-9 genomic region:
- a CDS encoding RidA family protein, whose amino-acid sequence MTERMTCDERFIALAQELNYDIYGENTAGGNYAPLIRHHDELYISGMVPRTHGKIQYPGRVGLELNLKDAQAAASISAMRCLALIVDAVGSLDKIKALLRVTVYVKSTPDFVDLSEVANGASDVFSHVLGDAGRHTRSTVGVYQLPKNAAIEVDMIVALHSGA is encoded by the coding sequence ATGACTGAGAGGATGACCTGCGACGAGCGTTTTATTGCCCTGGCCCAGGAGCTGAACTACGACATTTATGGCGAGAACACCGCCGGCGGCAATTACGCGCCGCTGATCCGTCATCACGATGAGTTGTACATCAGCGGCATGGTGCCACGCACCCACGGCAAGATTCAGTACCCCGGTCGGGTTGGGTTGGAACTGAACCTCAAGGACGCGCAAGCCGCCGCCAGCATCAGTGCGATGCGCTGCCTGGCGCTGATCGTCGATGCCGTCGGTTCGCTGGACAAGATCAAGGCATTGTTGCGGGTCACCGTGTACGTGAAGTCGACGCCGGACTTCGTTGACCTGAGCGAAGTGGCCAACGGTGCGTCGGACGTGTTCAGTCACGTGCTCGGTGATGCCGGCCGGCACACGCGCAGCACGGTCGGTGTGTATCAATTGCCGAAGAATGCGGCGATTGAGGTCGACATGATCGTCGCACTGCATTCCGGCGCATAA
- the cyoE gene encoding heme o synthase → MSLKHFIQITKPGIIFGNVLSVAGGFFLASKGHVDLAVFLAAMIGTSLVVASGCVFNNCIDRDIDLKMERTKNRVLVQGLISLKLALVYATILGVLGVALLYKVANPLAALFAVIGFIIYVGFYSLYLKRKSVHGTLVGSLSGAMPPVIGYVAVTNSFDMAALTLLVMFSLWQMPHSYAIAIFRFNDYLAASIPVLPVKRGIQVAKKHILLYILAFLVATLMLTFSGYAGMSYLAVAAAMGMYWLYMAWTGYKAVDDTVWARKLFVFSIFTITALSVMMSLDFKVPAELLLTYAP, encoded by the coding sequence CTCGAAAGGGCATGTGGATCTGGCGGTGTTTCTGGCTGCCATGATCGGTACATCCCTGGTTGTTGCCTCCGGTTGCGTGTTCAACAACTGCATCGACCGCGACATCGACCTGAAGATGGAACGCACCAAGAACCGGGTGCTGGTGCAGGGCTTGATCTCCCTGAAACTGGCCCTGGTCTACGCGACCATCCTTGGTGTTCTCGGCGTTGCGTTGTTGTACAAGGTGGCCAACCCGTTGGCCGCTTTGTTCGCGGTCATCGGCTTCATCATCTACGTCGGCTTCTACAGCCTGTACCTCAAGCGCAAGTCGGTTCACGGCACGCTGGTGGGCAGTCTGTCGGGCGCCATGCCGCCAGTGATCGGTTACGTCGCCGTAACCAACAGCTTCGACATGGCCGCGCTGACGTTGCTGGTGATGTTCAGCCTGTGGCAGATGCCGCATTCCTACGCCATCGCGATCTTCCGCTTCAACGATTACCTGGCCGCATCGATTCCGGTGTTGCCAGTGAAGCGCGGGATTCAAGTGGCCAAGAAGCACATCCTGCTCTACATCCTGGCGTTCCTCGTGGCGACCTTGATGCTGACCTTCAGCGGTTACGCCGGCATGAGCTACCTCGCGGTTGCCGCGGCCATGGGCATGTACTGGTTGTACATGGCCTGGACCGGCTACAAAGCGGTGGATGACACGGTCTGGGCACGCAAGCTGTTCGTGTTCTCGATCTTCACCATCACTGCGTTGAGCGTCATGATGTCCCTGGACTTCAAGGTGCCCGCAGAGCTGCTGCTGACGTACGCGCCGTAA